TACTTCAGAACTTGCATGTCATCCGAGGTGACGCCAGCAACTCCGATCCCAAGTAATTTCAGATTTCGCATCCCCGACAACGCGTGAACTCCTTCAGCCGTCACGACACAATGGTAAAGTGAGAAATGGGTGTAACCGGCGTTGCGCCGGTCAACATGCGAGCTTTGGTGGAGTGTAGTGCTGAATCAGGTTTCGATTTGGGTGAGCTTGATCGATTTCGTATTGCATATGCCAGTCGATGAAGGTTCGCCAGGGCCGATTTCATGTGTTCCTGCACCAATTGCAGATAACGACGTTGCAGACGCGGCTCCAGCCGCGGAAGATTGATTCCATCCAGGGCAGTCTACAAACTAAGGAAACTTGTGTAGATACCAATGCCCAGAGGGAGAGGTAAATCTTGTAAGTCTTTTTCAATCAACAACTTAAAAACTGCACGACCTCTTCCGAGGGAGGGCCATACGGAAAAAGTCGATCTAAGAGTATGTCCCTACTTGCTTGGCCTTAGTCGAACATGCGCCTTTGGCCAAGATTTCCTTGTTGGCCCTCGAAATCGGCCGTTCACGACGGCACTATCCAATCGTATACTTTTTTTGCGTGGATTCTTACAAAACCGTTAATAGAAAGTTTCACACGGGGAGGGCAATATCGCTAGGGTCGGCCTGATCTGCAGAACGGGATCCTTTCGCAAAACCAATCCACGTGGATTGCGGTTGTTGATTAGCGGGCGCAGTACGTCGCTGCCCAACAAAGTGGCGCTGCAAAATGAGAACATTTGATTAAGATAGTCAAAAATTGCGAGACGCAATCCCTGGCGCAGGTCGTCAGTGGTACCTTCGTATACGGCGGGAATTGGACGAAATCATGGGTGTAGCGACATCATGGGCATAGCGACAGCTGAGAAACTGGAACTGCTTCGGCAAATTCGAAATGCTGGAGTGATTGGGGCTGGCGGCGCCGGGTTCCCTACCTACAAGAAGCTCGACGCGACCGTTGAACACGTGATCGCCAACGGTGCAGAATGTGAACCGTTGCTTCAAAAAGATCGTGAATCGATGCTGCAGCGGCAGGATGCCTTTTTTCAAGGCCTGCGAATCCTCCGTGATCTCACCGACGCATCGACCGTTACGGTTGCCGTCAAGAAGAAGAACGAAGATGTGATTGATCGCTTCCAAGGCGATCTCGGCACAAACCGTTTCGAAAGCCTGGTCTATCCAAACGTTTATCCCGCGGGCGACGAATACATTCTGGTTTACGAGATCTCGGGTCGATTGATTCCGCCCGGCGGCATTCCGCTGAATGTGGGTTGTGTGGTGGATAACGTCGAGACGATTATCAATGTAGCATTGGCCCTCGAAGGCCAGCCGGTAGTCGACAAATTCGTCACCGTATGCGGTGCGGTGGCCAATCCGTTGACGACCGTGGTCCCCGTTGGCGTAACCATCGCGGAATGTTTGGAATTGGCCGGTGGATTGACGGTCGACGATCCGCTGATTTTGACGGGTGGGATCATGATGGGCGGCGTCACGACCGATTTATCCACACCGGTCGGAAAGAACATGGGTGGCATCATTGCGTTGCCAAAGGATCACTACCTCGCTAAGCGAAAGACGGAGTCGCAAGAAACCTATACGCGGGTCGGCCACGGCCAATGCGATCAGTGTTCGATGTGCACGGAACTGTGTCCTCGATACATCATGGGCTACCCGATTGAGCCCCATCGCGTGATGCGTACTTTGCTGATGACGGGTGAGGCCAAGGATCGAACCAGTTTGTGGGCTCAGTACTGTTGCGAGTGCAACGTCTGCACGATGATTGCTTGCCCGGAATCACTCGATCCCAAAAATATCTGTGCCGACGCCAAGCAAACTTTGCGGAAGAACCAACAGGGTCGAACGGAGCTGGAACTGGAGACGCTGTTTCGAGATCCTCATCCAAGTCGCAAAGGTCGCGAAATCCCAATTCCACGGCTGATCACTCGATTGGGACTGACTCCGTACGACGTCAAGGCACCGTTTGTCAGCTTTGACAATTGGCAACCACCGCAAGTGACCATTCCTTTGAACTCACATGTCGGCGCTCCGGCAACGCCCATCGTTGCGGTCGGTGATACCGTTCGTTGCGGAGAGACGATTGCAACGGTTGACGAGCAGCAATTAGGGTGTCCCGTCCACGCCAGTATTGACGGGCGCGTGACGAAAATCAGCGCAAGCAACATTGAAATCACAGCTTAACGAACGAACGGAAGATCGATGGAAAACGGCAAAGCAATTGGTATCGTCGAGACGTCTAGCATCGCGCGAGGTTTTTTGATCGCCGATACCGTGCTCAAGACAGCCAATGTCAAGATCATTGTCAATCGAACCATTTGTCCCGGCAAGTACATGGTACTGATTGGTGGCAACGTCGATGCCGTGACTTCGGCGATCGAGGCCGGCGTCGCGGCCGGTGCCCATACCGTCGTCGATCAGTTAGTCATTCCAAACGTCCACCCGTC
This sequence is a window from Novipirellula artificiosorum. Protein-coding genes within it:
- a CDS encoding 4Fe-4S dicluster domain-containing protein is translated as MGIATAEKLELLRQIRNAGVIGAGGAGFPTYKKLDATVEHVIANGAECEPLLQKDRESMLQRQDAFFQGLRILRDLTDASTVTVAVKKKNEDVIDRFQGDLGTNRFESLVYPNVYPAGDEYILVYEISGRLIPPGGIPLNVGCVVDNVETIINVALALEGQPVVDKFVTVCGAVANPLTTVVPVGVTIAECLELAGGLTVDDPLILTGGIMMGGVTTDLSTPVGKNMGGIIALPKDHYLAKRKTESQETYTRVGHGQCDQCSMCTELCPRYIMGYPIEPHRVMRTLLMTGEAKDRTSLWAQYCCECNVCTMIACPESLDPKNICADAKQTLRKNQQGRTELELETLFRDPHPSRKGREIPIPRLITRLGLTPYDVKAPFVSFDNWQPPQVTIPLNSHVGAPATPIVAVGDTVRCGETIATVDEQQLGCPVHASIDGRVTKISASNIEITA